Part of the Deltaproteobacteria bacterium genome is shown below.
GAAGAGCTGTGGCGCAGTAGACGAGGCAAAGTCCCGAGAGGGTGTCGAGTAAGTTACAAAAGTCCAAAATAATGTAGAGAGGCACAAGCATCACCACGCCGGGAAAAATTTGCGTCAACATCAACGCGAGAAGTCCCACATCGCGGCCCGGAAAGCGCAAACGGCTGAAACCATAAGCTGCACTCAAAGAAATCCCCAACGAGATAAGAGTCGTCGCACCAGAAACAATTAACGAATTCCAAAACTGACGTCCAAAGGCCCAGCTGCCCGCTTGCCCAAGCCCTAGAACCTTTTCAAAATGCTCAGTGCTGATCTCGCTCGGAAAGGGATTAGGCGAGACGTCGAAAGAGTCCCCGGGACTTAAAGCCATCTTCAAGACCCAGAGCACCGGATAAATTGCTAACATGCTCACAAAAATCAAAACACAATGCGATAGGAAATATTGAAACTTTATAGATTTCATGCGTTTTCCAACTTACGGGCAACCCGCGTAGATAAAGCGCTCCAGCCGAGGAGCAACACAAATATCAATGCTCCATATGCAGCCGCATAGCCATATTGCTCATGGCGCGCGAACGCCCACCGCCATGCTTCGCTT
Proteins encoded:
- a CDS encoding sugar ABC transporter permease; the protein is MKSIKFQYFLSHCVLIFVSMLAIYPVLWVLKMALSPGDSFDVSPNPFPSEISTEHFEKVLGLGQAGSWAFGRQFWNSLIVSGATTLISLGISLSAAYGFSRLRFPGRDVGLLALMLTQIFPGVVMLVPLYIILDFCNLLDTLSGLCLVYCATALPFCTWMLKGYFDSLPVEMEEAAVIDGAGRFTIFWYLILPLARPAIAVTALFSFMTAWNEFILAATLLGDSSLFTLPVALQQHVGEFQTQWGSFAAGAVVTSLPIMILFYALQRHLVGGLTGGSVKG